Proteins found in one Plasmodium sp. gorilla clade G2 genome assembly, chromosome: 14 genomic segment:
- a CDS encoding mitochondrial ribosomal protein S6-2 precursor, putative yields the protein MVLYESYISLNKHIKKDDVRNLMKNFNYIINKHNGNVISINDLGWRKFAFCIKKPKVGTFHFGRFYCITFYSNSQSIKDLNEFFHSNTYVLRFLNMKMKYRSNFLVAPFSYINEIQNSNT from the coding sequence atggtcTTATACGAATCctatatatctttaaataagcatataaaaaaagacgATGTAAGAAATTTGATGAAAAATTTTaactatataataaataaacacaATGGAAATGTAATAAGTATAAATGATTTAGGATGGAGAAAGTTTGCTTTTTGTATAAAGAAACCGAAAGTGGGTACTTTTCATTTTGGAAGATTTTATTGTATTACTTTTTATTCGAATAGTCAAAGTATAAAGGATTTGAATGAATTTTTTCATAGTAATACTTATGTCTTAagatttttaaatatgaagaTGAAATATAGATCAAATTTTTTAGTTGCtcctttttcatatataaatgaaattcAGAATAgtaatacataa
- a CDS encoding cyclin homologue: MNYPEDTTHMKKWFFKSKNEIDNICIKKYNDFKEEFKDYNIKIPKYNDVEKTKVYFCYQLVHFCEIKMLRPHIVECAIILYNRFYLKEIILEYDPRILIFTCIVLAIKIEGYGRLYKINEFFNDIDINLDKVLEHENIVCSSLNFELNFLYTKECIYYLKSQLEKYISKNIIKTDKIDNSLESICNTICFNTSKDCIKLIENFYTTFIYTPSQIALYCFTNNVKKNLTIANSDMFILEFITNNNQILFQKMKNKIIEMDQIYTSHIELRNTFDDENTTRQIGETLDMCIDIYDMLKKKKSSKKSKKKKLDNKEDTATEASKKVQVS, encoded by the coding sequence atgaattatcCAGAAGATACAACACATATGAAAAAGTGGTTTTTCAAaagtaaaaatgaaattgataatatttgtataaaaaaatacaatgaTTTTAAAGAAGAGTTTAaagattataatataaagataCCTAAATATAACGATGTAGAAAAGACTAaagtatatttttgttatcaATTGGTACATTTTTGTGAAATCAAAATGTTAAGGCCACATATTGTAGAATGtgctataatattatataatcgattttatttaaaagaaataatattagaATATGATCCAcgtatattaatatttacatgTATTGTCTTAGCTATAAAAATTGAAGGATATGGtcgtttatataaaataaatgaattttttaatgATATTGATATAAATTTAGATAAAGTATTAGAACATGAAAATATTGTTTGTTCTTCTTTAAATTttgaattaaattttttatatacgaaagaatgtatttattatttaaaaagtcaacttgaaaaatatattagtaaaaatattattaaaacagACAAAATTGATAATTCCTTAGAAAGTATTTGTAATACTATTTGTTTTAATACTTCAAAAGAttgtataaaattaattgaaAACTTTTATAccacttttatatatacacctTCACAAATAGCTTTATATTGTTTTACTAATAATGTTAAAAAGAATTTAACTATAGCAAATTCAGATATGTTCATCTTAGAATTTATTACAAACAATAATCAAATACTCtttcaaaaaatgaaaaataaaataattgaaaTGGATCAAATCTATACAAGCCATATAGAATTAAGAAATACAtttgatgatgaaaatacaaCTAGACAAATAGGTGAGACATTAGATATGtgtattgatatatatgatatgttaaaaaagaaaaaaagttcAAAGAaatcaaaaaagaaaaaactgGATAATAAGGAAGATACTGCTACTGAAGCTAGTAAGAAAGTACAagtatcataa